The Leishmania mexicana MHOM/GT/2001/U1103 complete genome, chromosome 32 genomic interval cgtgggtggcgctgcgtcggagcggcctgcgactGTGCACCGGGTTGCGCCGTGCATGCTATATGGGCGGGgtgtcagcgcgactcgacTGCGGCCCGCCCGGCCCTCGCTGGCTCctggtgtgtggcgcctgGGCCGCCCCGAGGGGTGCGccgggtggcggccggcatgatATGAGCGGCTGCGGGGCTGCCCGCGTAGAGGAGGCTGGTGGAGGTTGAGGCAGGGCCCGTGCTGAgatggctgcgtcggcgcatggctgtgatgcgtgtgcccagcgctgcttcgcaccacgcgatggggcctgtgacggCCCGGGGCTAGCGTGCCCATTCCGCCATACAGCATGGGCGGAGCGGAGATGTCGGAACGAAAGCATACCCTTTTACACTTCTCGCTCATACGGACCCTCTACATCCGCATTTTATCTTGCACGTATCcgtatacacacacacactcagaAGCACTAGTCATATCCTATTTCTTGCGATCTTGTTCACTGATAGTGCCCCTCCCGCCAAAAATGTTTCGCCGTACCTTTCTGAGCGCTGAGCGCAGGATTCCGTTCTACCCGATCAACTCGAATAACCCCATCGTGTTCTTCGACATCTCGATCGGGTCGCAGCTGGCAGGGCGTGTCGAGATGGAGCTCTTCAAGGACGTCGTGCCGAAGACGGCCGAGAACTTCCGCGCGCTTTGCACCGGTGAGAAGGGTGTTGGCCGCTCTGGCAAGCCTCTCTGGTTCAAGGGAAGCCGTTTTCACCGCGTTATTCCACAGTTCATGTGTCAGGGTGGCGATTTCACTGCCGGCAACGGCACCGGTGGCGAGTCCATCTACGGCCACAAGTTTCCTGATGAGTCCTTTGCCGGACGTGCTGGAAGGCACTTTGGCCCGGGCACGCTGTCAATGGCCAATGCCGGCCCCAACACGAACGGCTCTCAGTTCTTCATCTGCACCGCTCCCACCGAGTGGCTGGACGGAAAGCATGTCGTGTTCGGCCAGGTCACCAAGGGCTATGACGTCATCATAAAGGTGGAGACTCAGGGCAGTCAATCTGGTGCTACCCGCCAGCCCATCACGGTCACTGACTGTGGTGAAATCAAGCAAGAGTAGGCAAACGATATCGTAGGCGCTACACATCAGACGAGCACAGATGAGTTTAGTCGCGGTGGCTCGATTATGTTCTCTTTGTCGATATCTAACTTTATTCCACTTCACATAACAGGGTGTAGGAATTTCTCTACTGGCTTTAACACGTGAAAGGAACGGCACCAGAAATGATCAACGTTGTATTTTCAAACGGCGTCTGGCCCGCGGAGTCGCTTGCTTGGCGCGAGTGCTGTCTGACCCTGAGCACTTGGGCACGCATCTACTGTCGAGCTATCAGTGGTGGCCATGCGCGCCGGATGTAGAGGCTTCGTGCAcgtcttttctctctctacaCATTTCTTGTCAGTTTTCGCTCTCACGTTTCCttgctcttctcttttctcgcCTTTCATCTTTTCACATCAGTTCTTGTGCTTAGCTGAGGCGAAGCACTTTCACCGCACAAAAGATGGAAAAGGATCTCAACGCGCAGCGGACAGATATCGAGATTGCCGCAGAGGAGGTTACGGAGGCCAAACAGTACCTCGTCGATCTCGACCGCCGAAAGAACCAGTATCGCGAGGCTCAACGAAAAATATTAACAACACGGCCCGAGGAGGACTTATGGATACTGAGCGGCGGCTCTACGTTTGTGTCGTGCGAGCTGAGCCACTCTGGTACGCTCAAGTACTTTGAGTGGCGCTTGCAGCAGTGCGATAACGAGATCGAGAGGGCCCGAGAGGACTTAAAACTGAAAGTAGCAGCGCTGGCAGAGCTGGAGGGACCTGACAGTGCCTTGGCGCGCCTTTATGAAGGGTTCGATCTGAAGGGGATGTCGTGAAGCCGGCCGTGAGGGCTGACTCGTGGAGGTTTCGAAAAATAACCTCACAGATGCTGCTTTACAAGTTTACTATGTTTCAATTGAAATTTTTTTCATCTGGACCGCGAAACGCTCGAAAGAAGAGTAACGCGACACCCCACCGTTACTGGTGAAGCTTGCCGCAAAAGAgagtgccgctgcacacCAAGCACTTCCAAAGACTTTCAATGAGGTTAACAGCTCTTTTATTGCCCACCGCtacttctcctcccccacttCTTCTTCtggcttttttttcccttctctTTGCTATGCTTACATACATCTGGAAAAGCCATCAGGCTGCTCCGCGCTGCAAGATGGCATTCCAGTTTCCACGCGGTGCCGAGTTTCTCTTTGTCATTCAGTATCTGCTGCAGTTCGATGACACGGTAAAGTTCAAGCTGAGTCGTGAAGGCCGACGGACCGTGCTGCAGGTTTCCACCGTCAACATTCCTCCATTCAGCTACACCACGGTAGACTTTGCCGATGAGTCTGAGAGGCCGCAAAAGATGGCTGCAGTGGAACCGCACGCAACTTCGTGGGCTGTAAACGCTGCTTTTTTCACTAGTGTTCTGAGCTGCTTCAGCGGCCTTTCTCCCATCACTCTCGAGGTTGCTGACGATCTCTCATGTGCCCTTCTCTATCAGAAAAAGGAAGACGGCACCGGCGTGCAAGTAGCACAGGTCGGAGCACTCCACGACCTCGGACCGAAGCTCCTGGTTGATCACGACGTGGGGGTTCTGTACACGATTGCCGACATTCGAAACTTTGGCGAAATTGTCCGCTCCGTCTGTGCTGGGGACGACGAGCGATGCGACGTGTTTCTTCGACGCGTTTCGTCGACGGAGTGCGAGCTGGGCATGAAAACGAGCACTGTCACCTCATCGTTGCAGCTCTTGCTGGATGAGTGCAACGGCGTATCCAAGCGCCTGGAAGggtcggcgcgctgcactgATTTGCAAGAGTATGCACGCCTCTGCACACGAATGACGAAGCTAGCCGATAAGACTTCTCTCATGGTGGGGTTTGGGTCTGACGGCATTGCCCTTTTCAGATTTGAGTGGGTTACAGAGCGAGGCAGCCGCACTGCTGACTTGTTCTTTTGCACCTCCTAGCCCGACTTCGCCCCGACATTGGatcccttctccctcctcactcTGTGTCCTATCGCTTTTCCTAGAGTCTTGTACTACTCTTGAAGGTAAGAAGTCTATTCTTGACAAAAGAAACAAGCCACCCTATCGCATTTCACGATCGGCATCTGGACAGTGCCAGTCTGGTGTAAACCCTGGTTCACGTTCACAGAGCATCGaacagcggcaccgacgTCAGGAGAAGGATTTACTGCATGTATGACTCTACACCTCCATCTCCCCTTCCTTTTGCTCTGCTCTCTGATTTAAGTGCCAGCTGCTCTAATCACTTGGGCCTCTTACATGGACAACTTGTATTGAGAGTTAAATCACTGATGCAGGGGAGGCCGCTTGCGGTTCAACTAGGAGACACCCACGGCGTGGTCGTCTACCACACCACGGCGCTAGCTCCAGAGAAGCTGTGCACCACGTTTGAGAAATTCGGCAAGACGAGCGTGGCTCACGGCTTCGAGCTCACCGACGGCAACTACGCCACTGTTGTCTTCTTCTCGGAACCAATGAGCTGTGCGGTTTGCtacgcgtctctctcgcgaCTGGCACAAGAGCCTGGGAACATTGGTATTATCGATGTCGGATGGATCCACGAAAACGGCGTTGACGCTTTTGCGAGGCGGTCCTATGTGAGACACAAGTACACCCCTGGTGTCTCCACCGTGGGCGCTGGCTTTGCTGAATCCAACGGTTACTTGGTTGTGTATTGGAAAGGCGTGGCGGAACCCGACCGGCGCGAGATTTCTCAAATGGCGCACTCGTCAGCCGTCGAGGTTTTTGAGGACAACAAAGAGGGTGGGCGGTCGTTTCTGCGCTTTCGCTCCGAGGATGCTGCTGACGCCTTCCACTCCGACGTGCTGTTTCGATTCGCTGCGATGAGGCGGTCCCTCTCGTATGCCGACGCCACAGATTTCTCACTTGCCAAGGGAGCTGCGTGAAAAACTTCAAGCCACAAAGAGTACATACCGAAAAAAATGCTTCATTGCAAGTCTTTCGGTTTGTCTGcagcttctctctccctcgtgGCGAGTTGCACACTTCCACTGCGATCGCATACATATAGGGGAGAACGTAGAAGCGCGGGAACGGAGTATGGGGACTGGGGCCGGTGATAGCACTTTCCAAGCTTTGCATACTCCTCctgaagaaaaagagagataGGGTATGTATGAGTGAGTCAGGCTGCAGGGCGCTGTGCCGCTCCCCAGCTGCTCTATGCTTCAACTACTACCTTGCTCACTCGCCTCAATGGGCGTCTTCACTGTAATCTActgtcttctccctctcaAGATACTTATCACAAAGAGCTGTGGTTTGAAGCGAATCTGCACGATGGGGCGGCATCGTGTTGCGTTAGTTTCCGACTTCTTCTTCCCCGGGTTTGGTGGAGTGGAGGTGCACATCTACAATTTAGCCCTGTGTCTGATGCGGAGAGGGCACAAGATCATTATAATCACGCGTGCCTATGGGGACCGCGTTGGGATTCGCTATTACACAAATGGGCTGAAGGTGTATTATTTGCCGATGCTTGCGGCAAAGCTGCCTCCCGGCTccgtgacgctgccgacgtGGCTCGGCGCGTTTCCGATGCTGCGCACTATCTTCATTCGTGAGGGCATCACTGTCGTACATGGTCATCAGACCACTTCCAATATGTGCCACGAGGCGATATTCCACGCCGGGACCATGGGCATCAAGACGTGCTTCACCGACCACTCACTCTTTGGGTTTGCGGATGCGGCGTCCATCAACATCAACAAGGTGCTTGTGTGGAGTCTGCGTACAGTTGACCAGGTGATCTGTGTCAGCAACACTTCTCGCGAAAACACCGTTCTGCGCGCGCGGATTGCACCGCAGCGGGCAAGCGTGATCCCGAACGCCACAGACACTTCCGCCTTCACCCCGCCTGACGATCTCAAGTACAAGTCGTGGGCATCGAAGATTGACAAGGAGGGGTTGACCATTGTAGTCATCACCAGGCTTGTATATCGAAAAGGGGCGGACCTCTTTGTCGACGTCATCCCTGAAATATGTCGGCGCCATCCGGATATTAAGTGGGTGATCGGTGGCGACGGACCGCGACGCTCGCAGCTCGAGCAGATGATTGAGCGACACAATTTGATGAACCGGGTGAAGATGCTCGGTGCGCTAAAGCACTCTGACGTGAAGAGGGTTTTGAACCAGGGCCAGATCTTCCTGAATTGCAGTTTGACGGAGGCATTTTGCATTGCGCTCATCgaggcggcgtcgtgcgGTTTACTGTGCGTGTCGACAAGAGTTGGAGGTGTCCCGGAGGTTCTCCCGGCACCTATGTTGCTTTTGGCGGATGCTGACCCGTCATCCATCATTGCTGCTTTGGAGGAAGCCATCAACGACGTGCCGCACCACTCACCATGGACACTGCACGACAACTGCAAGCAGTTCTATAGCTGGGACTGGGTGGCGGAGCGTACCGAGCGCGTCTACGACCGCATTATGGAGATGCCCATGCTGTCCCTGTACGAACGGTTGATGAACTACGCATCTGTCGGGCCTCTCTTTGGACTCGTGTGCTGGATGCTCTGCTCCTTGGATTGGATTCTGTATAGATTGATGGAATACTGGATTCCAACGGAAACTATTGACATTGCGCCGGATTTCCCCATGTCCTTCTACCTCCGCAACAAGGAGAAGATTATGAAGAAGAACGGCGAGTAGTCGGAGGCTGTGGTCTTACTTTTGCTCTGTTTCGTCTTCTGCGCGCTAGGTGTCTGCCTTACTCGATTTCTGCGGTATTCTGATACAACTTCGCTGATCGCACATTGGCAATGGGGTCCTTACTCCTTTAGACACGCATGCTCATTTCACTTCTCTGCTTCCCTCAAACAGGAGAAAAACCGTCGCACACCTTCAGAGGGAGATCGCGTATATGCCTATCCGCGGGCATGTCTTTTTCCGTGTGGATTTGTGCAGTGTACCATGACAACGTTGCTGCTCAGCTACAGCAGGGAGCGTGATCTTCATTCTTTGTCTGCTTTTGATGAACTATTCATGACAATCAACATATCTGCACCTCTCTCCACTCTCTTTGGACTCCGACTCACATGGACGCTCGCGCAACCCTCATGCTACACAGTCCCATCCATGTGGAGGGCGTTGCGTCTCTGATGGCTTCATTCCTGGTGCTCACGACATCCGCAGATTCcgttcccttttttttttctcatTAACCTCATCGAATACTAAATAAATAAAAAGTAGTCCGGAATCATGCCGTCTGATAGGCAGGAGGAAAAGCTGCCGACAAATCCGCGGGAGTTCCCGGATGACCGGACGCCGAATTTCATTCTCAAGGCAAAGAATGGTCACTTTCACTTCATGATGGTGGAGCCCGATGTGTCCAAAAACTACCTGTGGTACATGTCAGAGCCGAAGCTCGTCAGAATTCCCGAGCTCGAGGCGGAGATGCGCGTTACGGGACGCCGCTGGTACGCGACGGACAAGGCTGGCTTTGAGCTGCAGAAGAGGAACAACGCTGTCGCGACTGACGGTGAGCCGTACGTCTGCCTGCACAATATGAAGAACCCCGAGCTGTATTGGTTCGGTAAGCGCCACGCAGAGCCGCCGGTGGAGCAGACGACGTTGGTGATTTCCGTCGGAGAGCTGTACTTGAAGAGCGCTATTCACCGCAAGCGGCTGGTTCGTGTGCTTATGGACAATATACGGCGCGTTCTCCAGAATCCGCAAGTCTTCCGAAACGGTGACACTATGATCGAGGTGCGCAAGGAGATACCCACGAAGGAGCAGTTGAAGctgcttgcgctgctgcccggTATTGCCAAGATTTACGAAGCCTctcaggagagggaggagcgcaagGGTGATCCTCGCGGCGCGTTCATCTGCTCCGGCGCGCAGGGGATCCCCATTACACCCGATCAGCGTGTGCTCGCTCTCATCAGTGGTGGTATCGACAGCCCCGTGGCCGCGTATCGGATGATGACGCGCGGCTGCCTCGTGAACGGTGTGCACTTTCTCAACAGCACCAACGACACTGCCTCCGTTGTGGAGAAGAACCGGCGCATCTGCGAGCGCCTGTCGACCGTGCAAGGTCGCTTTGACATGCACTACGTGGACATCAGCACACTGCAGTCGCAGATCGTGGCGAACGTGCCGAACCACAACCGCACCTTAATCTACAAGTGGTTTATGCTGTCGCTTGCAGCCAGCTTTGATGACTCATGCTTCATTGTCACCGGCGACTCTGCTGGGCAGGTGGCATCGCAGACGGTGCATAACATCAGCACGCTCTACCCCACCATTTGTAAGGCTGTCATCGCTCCCCTGATTGGTGTGACGAAGAACTTTATCATTGACGAGGCGCGCAAGATCAACACCTTCGACCTCTCCATTCAGGAGGGCGCGGACTGCTGCCAGTACATGATGTGCAAGTCCGGTGCAAATCTGATGATGGGCCGCCGAACCCTTGAGGCGTGTGTACGCCGCATCAAGCTGACCGAGCTCGAGGTGATGAAGGAGGTGTACCGCGACGGGAAGCTGTGCGAGTCGTCCGAGTTCACATACTATCCTCAGTCTGGCGTACGTGCGTCAAACAacacaccgcctccagcgggGTTGGTGCAGGATGGTTCGAACGAGGACGATGTGCACGACGTGGTCTacttcgacgccgccgccggaaCTAAGATGGCAGAGCAGGTCAGGATGGCCATGATGCGCGCCCCCGAAGGGAATCCGAATAGCATGCACATGAGCGGCCGCGAGGCTCGCATGGCAGTGGAAAAGGTGCGTAGTCAGCTGGCAAAGGTGATGCATGTGCCGGCGAACGACATCATTTTCACCTCAGGTGGGACAGAGTCGAACAACATTGCGCTGAACGGCTACCACGTCGTGCGCGAGCCGTGGTCGCACGCTTCGACGAGCGAGAATCCGAACGTCCCTGACGGGGCTACTGTGGTGAAGGTGGTGGACCTTGTAAACCACGAGACGGGCAGCATTAATCGCAACCTGATTCGCCCTGAGGGCGGCCGCCTTCACATTGACGCAAGCCAAGCTCTGCTCAAGATCGATTTTGGCTCTCTCGACCTGAGCGAAGTCGACTCCATCACGGTCACGGCGCACAAGATTAACGGACCCGTTGGTGTTGGTGCGGTTTACCTGCGGGGCCTGACGTGCAACAAGCTCTTCAGCGGCGGCTCGCAAGAGAAGGGCATCCGCCCGGGGACGGAGAATGTTCCTGCGATTGTTGGCTTCGGCGCAGCTCTAGCCCTCGACCGCAGCCACTCGGTTCATAAGGAGATCGACGCTCTCATGACGGAGGAGTTGGAAAAGATGGGGTGTGAGATCAACCGTCGCGGGGAGACCAGCGGCTACATCGTGCACGCCACCCTTCCGCAAGGCTACAGCAACACAGATGTGGTGTCACGCCTCTCCACCAAGTACCATGTCGAAATCGGCACCGGATCTGCGTGTAAGACGAATGAGGTGAACACAACCGTCTACGACACGCTGGGCAAGACACCTGCGCCGACGCGCTCCATCCGCATCAGCTGGGATTCTTTTGCCACCTTGAACGACGCGGAGCGTGTCTTGAGCGCCTTGAAGAATGTCCTTGGCGAGATCAAGCTGGTGCGCTAGCTTGTCAGTGTACCCTCTCCAGTcccacacgtgcgcacacgtggGCGTTTTCCCCAGCTGGTTTCGTATTGTATTTGTCTCCTCCTTACTGTGAGTGCCGGCACTGCTAgcccgtcgcgtgcgcctctcaTTTCAGTCTGTCTGTGATCATTCCGACTTGATGCACAACGACGAAGGGGTCAGGACTGCGAAGTCGGCAGTGCCAGAGGCTCCGACGCCAGCTGGTTGAATGGCCGACTTGGTCATCGGTCTCAGACGCCAGGCCGACCTCCCCTGCAACCGCGCCACACGATGCGACACGCAGTCACAAGAGctccttggcggcggctgtcTCACACCAGAAAAACAAGGATGCTGGGCCTACGAGGCGACAGGAGACTGTTCTTGCCCAGTTCCGCACGGGGACCTGTCCGCACTTTGGATCCCTGCAGCGACGGATGACTGACAGTGACACGATTGCGTGCTGCCTACCACTGTGTTATCACAGTGGTGCCTCCCACCACCAGTGCTTTCCTATGAGGGCGTCAGACCCTGCGTTGTGCCCGGCATACTACGCGAGATTCGCGGGTCGCCCTGCACTCACAGCACACCTGATTGCACGCTGTGATCTTGCGCGCAATAACCTGACTACCCACATCTCACTCGCGCTGCATGAGGTTCATCCGTCGAATGTCTACCGCTGCCCCCTGTGCCTCTTCAGTGCGGCAGGCTATGGGTTCTTTGTGCGCAGGAACATGCTTATCCGCTGACCCCCTTCTGCTTGACACACCCACGCTTGCCAATGAGGTGCGGATTCAGAAGAGGGCgggatgccgctgccgccacggaCTCATGGCAGCGTCCCAACTGTCGTGGTACATGCAGGCAAGCCATCTAGACATGCCCCCAGACAACAACGTCGCTCTGAGGAAGGCCCCAAGATTCACTAGTGTGAGgactgcgcgcacgcgctctcaAGCAAAGACGGCATGGTGTGCCACGTTCCAAGCAAGGCATTCAGAGGCTAGAGGAGTGCGAGTGATGCACGACACATGCGCAACGAGATCCATACGAATCAGCCCCCAAAGCGCATGGGTGCGAGACATGCGGGATCTCCTACATCCGATGGGATGGGCTGATGCGGTGCAGATGCCGGCAGCATGACGAGAGCGCCACGAGTTTGCACCGTCGAGTCCTCCAGACTCCCGTGTGAAGAGTCTCCGCACCACATTATGGAATGGCGCGGGTGGAGGCGAGTCAGGGAGAAGCATGGGACGCACGCAGAGTGTGCAGGGTCTCCGAGGGCCTTGACCTGATACCGGCCAACTTCCTCCCTAAACTCATCCGGCATGCGCCCGGACCCATCCCCTACCACCCGCACGGaagacgccaccgccttcgccctcgagcaggacccCAGACGCGGCCCTCTTGGACCAAGGCATGCAGTGCACCGATGTCCGGCTGCCGCCACTCGCACCGCACGCATCCAAGGAAAGGacgagaaaggggaggaagTGCCTGTTAGACACAGCGGTAGATTCGACGGCGGGCGGCTCGTTCCTGGAGGACCAGGACGTAgccgcagtgccgcagcggtaggtgagctgtggctgtgtgtgcctATGCTTGCGGGCGTGTTCACGGGAGAGGGGCACTGCTCAACAAAAGGGCGTGACACAAAAACTCCACTGGGCTTCCCCTGATGGTGTGGGAGGAGTACACCTCAGTGCGCGGTATCCCGTGCCCCAGCGCCTCACTCGGTGGCGAAGCCGGGCAGCCGCTCCCTCCCTATCCCTTCCAAACGccgagccacctctggtggtggcagggtcaagcgcctgcgacgtgggggCGGGGTccgagcgatgcatcgctgctgatgccggcggcTGGCTccggggtggcgctgcgtcggagcggcctgcgactGTGCACCGGGTTGCGCCGTGCATGGTATATGGGCGGGgtgtcagcgcgactcgacTGCGGCCCGCCCGGCCCTCGCTGGCTCctggtgtgtggcgcctgGGCCGCCCCGAGGGGTGCGccgggtggcggccggcatgatATGAGCGGCTGCGGGGCTGCCCGCGTAGAGGAGGCTGGTGGAGGTTGGGGCAGGGCCCGTGCTGAgatggctgcgtcggcgcatggctgtgatgcgtgtgcccagcgctgcttcgcaccacgcgatggggcctgtgacggCCCGAGGGCTAGCGTGCCCATTCCGCCCATGCTGTATGGCGGAATGGGCACGTTGGAAAAATGCGTATCAGTAAACTACAAAGTTGATGACGAGGCTGATGGGCAGATCCCTTTCCCGAGGTACGTTGTGGCGGCGGGCATCGTATTTTTGCGTTACTGCACCCTACGTACTGATgaatgttttttttttgtgcagCAGTAGATGAGTAACGGACTCATCTTCTCTGTGCGAGTCTGGCTCCCCTCCTATTTCAGTATGCAGTGGGAACGGGCATGACGGGGTCAGAACAAGCATGCCCTCTAGAagtgctcttctctcttgaAACTAGCATCGCTCACCCTCCTTTCTTCTGCCACCCCGATGCATGCGCATAGTCTGTGCCCAAGAGCTAGCGTGTGAAAAACGAAATGAAGCAGATTTCATTTAGAATGATTGACACGCTGTGCGCGCAGCTTCTTCAGGAGAAACATGACACTGCCAGAGTTGACAAGCTCATCGCTGGCGGCATTCGCCAGTGCATTATCGACAAGGACACGCTGCCTCTCATAATTCAAAGGACTGCAGTAACTCAGGGGGAGTGGTGTCTGGCACTACGCGTGCTGCAGAGCCAGCATCTAGACACTCATCGTGTTCGGAGGGATGACAGTATCTGGGCCATCGTGGACAAGGGGGTGCCAGACAATGCCGCCAGCAAAAAATCTGCGcgagaggcgctgcaggcaaTCTACGGTTCACGACTGCGAAAACAGTCACCGCCTCTGATCCGCTAGATACTTCCGCTCGATGTCACTACGCTGTCTACGACACCCACTAGAGGTACAATGCGACGCATCGTCCCGTGCTCTATTTTCCACTACCTATGGGGTACTGCGCTTTAGCGACAGTGAACAAGAGTGATCGACTCTCTTCCTAGGTGTCTGAacagcgcgcgcgtgtgaaTGTGGCTTGTGGTACTTCCGTGTTGCTGGTGTTGCTGTCTGTCTGATGGTGCGACATTGCCTACTCCGCTAAATAACCTGAATAGCCTTGCACTCACCTGCTCCTCAGCTCCGCAGCTGTGTGACGTCTTCCCTCTCTGCTCTCTACGCCAACGCAGGCTTCTTCACTCTCTCTTCgctctttcttctttttctgtcCGCTTGCGCGATGCCGTCTTACGCTCTGCCAAACTACCCTGAAGAGGGGGCTCGCTGGTCGTGTCGTTCGTTGCAACTctgctccgctgcggcaggcgacCTCTTTTCTCCATCATAGCTCTTCTTTCCTCTCCCGGACACGCACCCTCACAAAAATGTCGTCCTCTGC includes:
- a CDS encoding putative cyclophilin gives rise to the protein MGGAEMSERKHTLLHFSLIRTLYIRILSCTYPYTHTHSEALVISYFLRSCSLIVPLPPKMFRRTFLSAERRIPFYPINSNNPIVFFDISIGSQLAGRVEMELFKDVVPKTAENFRALCTGEKGVGRSGKPLWFKGSRFHRVIPQFMCQGGDFTAGNGTGGESIYGHKFPDESFAGRAGRHFGPGTLSMANAGPNTNGSQFFICTAPTEWLDGKHVVFGQVTKGYDVIIKVETQGSQSGATRQPITVTDCGEIKQE
- a CDS encoding putative N-acetylglucosaminyl-phosphatidylinositol biosynthetic protein, producing the protein MGRHRVALVSDFFFPGFGGVEVHIYNLALCLMRRGHKIIIITRAYGDRVGIRYYTNGLKVYYLPMLAAKLPPGSVTLPTWLGAFPMLRTIFIREGITVVHGHQTTSNMCHEAIFHAGTMGIKTCFTDHSLFGFADAASININKVLVWSLRTVDQVICVSNTSRENTVLRARIAPQRASVIPNATDTSAFTPPDDLKYKSWASKIDKEGLTIVVITRLVYRKGADLFVDVIPEICRRHPDIKWVIGGDGPRRSQLEQMIERHNLMNRVKMLGALKHSDVKRVLNQGQIFLNCSLTEAFCIALIEAASCGLLCVSTRVGGVPEVLPAPMLLLADADPSSIIAALEEAINDVPHHSPWTLHDNCKQFYSWDWVAERTERVYDRIMEMPMLSLYERLMNYASVGPLFGLVCWMLCSLDWILYRLMEYWIPTETIDIAPDFPMSFYLRNKEKIMKKNGE
- a CDS encoding thiamine biosynthesis-like protein: MPSDRQEEKLPTNPREFPDDRTPNFILKAKNGHFHFMMVEPDVSKNYLWYMSEPKLVRIPELEAEMRVTGRRWYATDKAGFELQKRNNAVATDGEPYVCLHNMKNPELYWFGKRHAEPPVEQTTLVISVGELYLKSAIHRKRLVRVLMDNIRRVLQNPQVFRNGDTMIEVRKEIPTKEQLKLLALLPGIAKIYEASQEREERKGDPRGAFICSGAQGIPITPDQRVLALISGGIDSPVAAYRMMTRGCLVNGVHFLNSTNDTASVVEKNRRICERLSTVQGRFDMHYVDISTLQSQIVANVPNHNRTLIYKWFMLSLAASFDDSCFIVTGDSAGQVASQTVHNISTLYPTICKAVIAPLIGVTKNFIIDEARKINTFDLSIQEGADCCQYMMCKSGANLMMGRRTLEACVRRIKLTELEVMKEVYRDGKLCESSEFTYYPQSGVRASNNTPPPAGLVQDGSNEDDVHDVVYFDAAAGTKMAEQVRMAMMRAPEGNPNSMHMSGREARMAVEKVRSQLAKVMHVPANDIIFTSGGTESNNIALNGYHVVREPWSHASTSENPNVPDGATVVKVVDLVNHETGSINRNLIRPEGGRLHIDASQALLKIDFGSLDLSEVDSITVTAHKINGPVGVGAVYLRGLTCNKLFSGGSQEKGIRPGTENVPAIVGFGAALALDRSHSVHKEIDALMTEELEKMGCEINRRGETSGYIVHATLPQGYSNTDVVSRLSTKYHVEIGTGSACKTNEVNTTVYDTLGKTPAPTRSIRISWDSFATLNDAERVLSALKNVLGEIKLVR